Proteins from a genomic interval of Taeniopygia guttata chromosome 35, bTaeGut7.mat, whole genome shotgun sequence:
- the LOC100231469 gene encoding class I histocompatibility antigen, F10 alpha chain isoform X2 — MAPALGLLLGLLLGLLAEPGGATKVHSLHYLTVAVSEPSPGVPQFTSIGFVDGIPFTRYDSERGWMEPLTQWMKDGAEPGYWDEVTQRSVRHQHVDARNLEILQERYNQSRGLHTALWAYGCDLLSDGSVRGSFQYGYDGRDFISFDLGSGKFLAADSAAEITRRRWEQEEEAERWTYYLKHECPEWLRKYAGYGQKELERKEPPDVHVSGKEEYGTLILSCHAYGFYPNTITVSWMKENATLDQEMEWGGIVPNSDGTFHTWARIEALPEEWEQYRCKVDHPGMLEPGLFAWEPTSGRNLTMAVAVSVIAAILILTVLIGFGVWKLQSGRRDRSGYNVAAGKDVGMNGSTAGITA, encoded by the exons atggctccagcgctggggctgctcctggggctgctcctggggctcctggcgGAGCCGGGGGGCGCGACGAAAG ttcACTCCCTGCATTACCTGACCGTGGCGGTGTCAGAGcccagcccgggggtcccccagttCACGAGCATTGGGTTTGTGGATGGGATCCCCTTCACGCGCTACGACAGCGAGCGGGGCTGGATGGAGCCGCTGACGCAGTGGATGAAGGATGGAGCCGAGCCGGGATATTGGGATGAGGTGACCCAGAGATCTGTGAGGCACCAGCACGTGGATGCCAGGAACCTGGAGATACTGCAGGAgcggtacaaccagagcaggg GTCTCCACACTGCGTTGTGGGCTTATggctgtgacctcctgtccgATGGGAGTGTCCGCGGATCCTTCCAGTATGGCTACGACGGGCgggatttcatctcctttgACCTGGGCTCCGGGAAATTCCTGGCGGCCGACAGCGCTGCCGAGATCACCAGGAGGcgctgggagcaggaggaggaggctgagaggTGGACATATTACCTGAAGCACGAATGCCCTGAATGGCTCCGGAAATACGCTGGATACgggcagaaggagctggagcgCAAAG AGCCCCCTGATGTCCACGTGTCCGGAAAAGAGGAATACGGGACGCTGATCCTGTCCTGCCACGCGTATGGATTCTACCCCAACACCATCACAGTCAGCTGGATGAAGGAGAATGCAACCTTGGATCAGGAGATGGAGTGGGGCGGGATCGTTCCCAACAGCGATGGCACCTTCCACACCTGGGCCAGGATCGAGGCGCTGCCGGAGGAGTGGGAGCAGTACCGGTGCAAGGTGGACCATCCCGGAATGCTGGAGCCCGGGCTCTTCGCTTGGG AGCCGACGTCTGGCAGGAATCTCACCATGGCGGTTGCTGTGTCTGTCATCGCtgccatcctcatcctcactgTCCTCATCGGATTCGGTGTCTGGAAGCTCCAATCCG ggaggagggacaggagtggATACAACGTGGCAGCCG GGAAGGACGTGGGAATGAATGGCTCAACCGCAG GAATCACCGCCTGA
- the LOC100231469 gene encoding class I histocompatibility antigen, F10 alpha chain isoform X3, with the protein MAPALGLLLGLLGLLGDPGAATKVHSLHYLTVAVSEPSPGVPQFTSIGFVDGIPFTRYDSERGWMEPLTQWMKDGAEPGYWDEVTQRSVRHQHVDARNLEILQERYNQSRGLHTALWAYGCDLLSDGSVRGSFQYGYDGRDFISFDLGSGKFLAADSAAEITRRRWEQEEEAERWTYYLKHECPEWLRKYAGYGQKELERKEPPDVHVSGKEEYGTLILSCHAYGFYPNTITVSWMKENATLDQEMEWGGIVPNSDGTFHTWARIEALPEEWEQYRCKVDHPGMLEPGLFAWEPTSGRNLTMAVAVSVIAAILILTVLIGFGVWKLQSGRRDRSGYNVAAGKDVGMNGSTAGITA; encoded by the exons ttcACTCCCTGCATTACCTGACCGTGGCGGTGTCAGAGcccagcccgggggtcccccagttCACGAGCATTGGGTTTGTGGATGGGATCCCCTTCACGCGCTACGACAGCGAGCGGGGCTGGATGGAGCCGCTGACGCAGTGGATGAAGGATGGAGCCGAGCCGGGATATTGGGATGAGGTGACCCAGAGATCTGTGAGGCACCAGCACGTGGATGCCAGGAACCTGGAGATACTGCAGGAgcggtacaaccagagcaggg GTCTCCACACTGCGTTGTGGGCTTATggctgtgacctcctgtccgATGGGAGTGTCCGCGGATCCTTCCAGTATGGCTACGACGGGCgggatttcatctcctttgACCTGGGCTCCGGGAAATTCCTGGCGGCCGACAGCGCTGCCGAGATCACCAGGAGGcgctgggagcaggaggaggaggctgagaggTGGACATATTACCTGAAGCACGAATGCCCTGAATGGCTCCGGAAATACGCTGGATACgggcagaaggagctggagcgCAAAG AGCCCCCTGATGTCCACGTGTCCGGAAAAGAGGAATACGGGACGCTGATCCTGTCCTGCCACGCGTATGGATTCTACCCCAACACCATCACAGTCAGCTGGATGAAGGAGAATGCAACCTTGGATCAGGAGATGGAGTGGGGCGGGATCGTTCCCAACAGCGATGGCACCTTCCACACCTGGGCCAGGATCGAGGCGCTGCCGGAGGAGTGGGAGCAGTACCGGTGCAAGGTGGACCATCCCGGAATGCTGGAGCCCGGGCTCTTCGCTTGGG AGCCGACGTCTGGCAGGAATCTCACCATGGCGGTTGCTGTGTCTGTCATCGCtgccatcctcatcctcactgTCCTCATCGGATTCGGTGTCTGGAAGCTCCAATCCG ggaggagggacaggagtggATACAACGTGGCAGCCG GGAAGGACGTGGGAATGAATGGCTCAACCGCAG GAATCACCGCCTGA
- the LOC100231469 gene encoding class I histocompatibility antigen, F10 alpha chain isoform X1 yields the protein MAPALGLLLGLLLGLLGLLAEPEGATKVHSLHYLTVAVSEPSPGVPQFTSIGFVDGIPFTRYDSERGWMEPLTQWMKDGAEPGYWDEVTQRSVRHQHVDARNLEILQERYNQSRGLHTALWAYGCDLLSDGSVRGSFQYGYDGRDFISFDLGSGKFLAADSAAEITRRRWEQEEEAERWTYYLKHECPEWLRKYAGYGQKELERKEPPDVHVSGKEEYGTLILSCHAYGFYPNTITVSWMKENATLDQEMEWGGIVPNSDGTFHTWARIEALPEEWEQYRCKVDHPGMLEPGLFAWEPTSGRNLTMAVAVSVIAAILILTVLIGFGVWKLQSGRRDRSGYNVAAGKDVGMNGSTAGITA from the exons ttcACTCCCTGCATTACCTGACCGTGGCGGTGTCAGAGcccagcccgggggtcccccagttCACGAGCATTGGGTTTGTGGATGGGATCCCCTTCACGCGCTACGACAGCGAGCGGGGCTGGATGGAGCCGCTGACGCAGTGGATGAAGGATGGAGCCGAGCCGGGATATTGGGATGAGGTGACCCAGAGATCTGTGAGGCACCAGCACGTGGATGCCAGGAACCTGGAGATACTGCAGGAgcggtacaaccagagcaggg GTCTCCACACTGCGTTGTGGGCTTATggctgtgacctcctgtccgATGGGAGTGTCCGCGGATCCTTCCAGTATGGCTACGACGGGCgggatttcatctcctttgACCTGGGCTCCGGGAAATTCCTGGCGGCCGACAGCGCTGCCGAGATCACCAGGAGGcgctgggagcaggaggaggaggctgagaggTGGACATATTACCTGAAGCACGAATGCCCTGAATGGCTCCGGAAATACGCTGGATACgggcagaaggagctggagcgCAAAG AGCCCCCTGATGTCCACGTGTCCGGAAAAGAGGAATACGGGACGCTGATCCTGTCCTGCCACGCGTATGGATTCTACCCCAACACCATCACAGTCAGCTGGATGAAGGAGAATGCAACCTTGGATCAGGAGATGGAGTGGGGCGGGATCGTTCCCAACAGCGATGGCACCTTCCACACCTGGGCCAGGATCGAGGCGCTGCCGGAGGAGTGGGAGCAGTACCGGTGCAAGGTGGACCATCCCGGAATGCTGGAGCCCGGGCTCTTCGCTTGGG AGCCGACGTCTGGCAGGAATCTCACCATGGCGGTTGCTGTGTCTGTCATCGCtgccatcctcatcctcactgTCCTCATCGGATTCGGTGTCTGGAAGCTCCAATCCG ggaggagggacaggagtggATACAACGTGGCAGCCG GGAAGGACGTGGGAATGAATGGCTCAACCGCAG GAATCACCGCCTGA
- the FLOT1 gene encoding flotillin-1, which produces MFFTCGPNEAMVVSGFCRSPPVMVAGGRVLVIPCLQQIQRISLNTLTLPVRSEKVYTRHGVPISVTGIAQVKIQGQNKEMLAAACQMFLGKSESEIGQIALETLEGHQRAIMAHMTVEEIYKDRQKFSDQVFRVASSDLVNMGISVVSYTLKDVHDEQDYLRSLGKGRTAQVQRDARVGEAEAKRDAGIREARARQEQVSAQLLSEEATARAQRDFQVAQAECDGAVSARRATAELAFQLQAARSQQAIAAQRGEVALVERAQRVQLQEQEVGRRRQELEATVRKPAEAERYRLERLAEAQRTQVLLQAEAEAESLKVTGAARAAAVASRARAEAAAAAAKAEAFGQFQDAAVVDLVLQRLPQVAEAVAQPLLGTRRVTLVGSSGAVGVAKIPSEILDLVTRLPGAVGALARGSQVTPMEPEGGTRATETSPNVPKVSPNAPRASLSATPQ; this is translated from the exons ATGTTCTTCACCTGCGGCCCCAACGAGGCCATGGTGGTGTCGG GTTTCTGCCGCAGCCCCCCGGTGATGGTGGCCGGGGGCCGGGTGTTGGTGatcccctgcctgcagcagatCCAGCg GATCTCCCTGAACACGCTGACGCTGCCCGTGCGCAGTGAGAAGGTTTACACCCGCCATGGGGTGCCAATCTCTGTCACCGGCATCGCCCAG GTGAAGATCCAGGGGCAGAACAAGGAGATGCTGGCAGCTGCTTGTCAGATGTTCCTGGGAAAGTCGGAGAGCGAGATCGGCCAGATCGCCCTGGAGACACTGGAGGGCCACCAGCGTGCCATCATGGCCCACATGACCGtggag GAGATCTACAAGGACCGGCAGAAGTTCTCGGATCAGGTATTCCGCGTGGCCTCCTCCGACCTGGTGAACATGGGCATCTCCGTGGTCAGCTACACCCTCAAGGACGTGCACGATGAGCAG GATTACCTGCGCTCCCTCGGGAAGGGCCGCACGGCGCAGGTGCAGCGCGACGCCCGCGTGGGAGAGGCCGAGGCCAAACGCGATGCCGGGATCCGC gaggcgcgggcacggcaggagcaggTGTCGGCGCAGCTGCTGAGTGAGGAGGCCACGGCGCGAGCCCAGCGCGACTTCCAGGTGGCTCAGGCTGAGTGCGACGGAGCCGTCAGCGCCCGCAGGGCCACGGCTGAGCTGGCGTTCCAGCTGCAG GCAGCCCGTTCCCAGCAGGCCATCGCGGCCCAGCGCGGGGAGGTGGCGCTGGTGGAGCGGGCGCAGCgggtgcagctgcaggagcaggaggtcGGGCGGCGCCGCCAGGAGCTCGAGGCCACCGTGCGCAAACCGGCCGAGGCCGAGCGCTACCGGCTGGAGCGGCTGGCCGAGGCACAGCG GacgcaggtgctgctgcaggcagaggcgGAGGCCGAGAGCCTCAAG GTGACGGGCGCTGCCCGTGCCGCGGCCGTGGCCTCTCGTGCCCGCGCCGAGGccgcagcagctgcagccaaggCCGAGGCCTTCGGGCAGTTCCAGGACGCGGCCGTGGTGGATCTGGTGCTGCAGAGACTGCCCCag GTGGCCGAGGCGGTGGCGCAGCCGCTGCTGGGGACGCGCCGGGTGACGCTCGTGGGCAGCTCCGGGGCCGTCGGGGTGGCCAAAATCCCCTCGGAAATCCTGGACTTGGTCACGCGGCTGCCGGGGGCCGTGGGGGCGCTGGCCAGGGGCTCCCAG GTGACCCCAATGGAGCCAGAGGGTGGCACCAGAGCCACTGAAACATCCCcgaatgtccccaaagtgtccccaaatgcccccaGAGCGTCCCTGAGTGCCACCCCCCAGTGA
- the TUBB gene encoding tubulin beta chain, whose product MREIVHIQAGQCGNQIGAKFWEVISDEHGIDPTGTYHGDSDLQLDRISVYYNEATGGKYVPRAILVDLEPGTMDSVRSGPFGQIFRPDNFVFGQSGAGNNWAKGHYTEGAELVDSVLDVVRKEAESCDCLQGFQLTHSLGGGTGSGMGTLLISKIREEYPDRIMNTFSVVPSPKVSDTVVEPYNATLSVHQLVENTDETYCIDNEALYDICFRTLKLTTPTYGDLNHLVSATMSGVTTCLRFPGQLNADLRKLAVNMVPFPRLHFFMPGFAPLTSRGSQQYRALTVPELTQQVFDAKNMMAACDPRHGRYLTVAAVFRGRMSMKEVDEQMLNVQNKNSSYFVEWIPNNVKTAVCDIPPRGLKMAVTFIGNSTAIQELFKRISEQFTAMFRRKAFLHWYTGEGMDEMEFTEAESNMNDLVSEYQQYQDATAEEEEDFGEEAEEEA is encoded by the exons ATGAGGGAGATCGTCCACATCCAGGCGGGCCAATGCGGCAACCAGATCGGCGCCAAG TTCTGGGAGGTGATCAGTGATGAGCACGGCATCGACCCCACGGGCACGTACCATGGGGACAGCGACCTGCAGCTGGACCGCATCAGCGTCTACTACAACGAGGCCACag GGGGTAAATACGTGCCCAGGGCCATCCTGGTGGACCTGGAGCCTGGCACCATGGACTCGGTGCGCTCCGGCCCCTTCGGGCAGATCTTCCGGCCCGACAACTTCGTCTTCG GCCAAAGCGGTGCCGGCAACAACTGGGCCAAGGGTCACTACACGGAGGGCGCCGAGCTGGTGGACTCGGTGCTGGACGTGGTGCGCAAGGAGGCCGAGAGCTGCGACTGCCTGCAGGGCTTCCAGCTGACCCATTCCCTGGGCGGCGGCACCGGCTCGGGCATGGGCACGCTGCTGATCTCCAAGATCCGCGAGGAGTACCCCGACCGCATCATGAACACCTTCAGCGTGGTGCCCTCCCCCAAGGTGTCAGACACGGTGGTGGAGCCCTACAACGCCACGCTGTCCGTGCACCAGCTGGTGGAGAACACGGACGAGACCTACTGCATCGACAACGAGGCGCTCTACGACATCTGCTTCCGCACCCTCAAGCTGACCACGCCCACCTACGGCGACCTCAACCACCTGGTGTCGGCCACCATGAGCGGCGTCACCACCTGCCTGCGCTTCCCCGGCCAGCTCAACGCCGACCTGCGCAAGCTGGCCGTCAACATGGTGCCCTTCCCGCGGCTGCACTTCTTCATGCCCGGCTTCGCGCCGCTGACCTCGCGGGGCAGCCAGCAGTACCGCGCCCTCACCGTGCCCGAGCTCACCCAGCAGGTCTTCGACGCCAAGAACATGATGGCCGCCTGCGACCCGCGGCACGGCCGCTACCTCACCGTGGCCGCCGTCTTCCGCGGGCGCATGTCCATGAAGGAGGTGGACGAGCAGATGCTGAACGTGCAGAACAAGAACAGCTCCTACTTCGTGGAGTGGATCCCCAACAACGTGAAGACGGCCGTGTGCGACATCCCGCCGCGCGGCCTCAAGATGGCCGTCACCTTCATCGGGAACAGCACGGCCATCCAGGAGCTCTTCAAGCGCATCTCGGAGCAGTTCACGGCCATGTTCCGGCGCAAGGCCTTCCTGCACTGGTACACGGGCGAGGGCATGGACGAGATGGAGTTCACCGAGGCCGAGAGCAACATGAACGACCTGGTGTCCGAGTACCAGCAGTACCAGGATGCCACggccgaggaggaggaggatttcGGCGAGGAGGCTGAAGAGGAGGCCTGA
- the LOC115493068 gene encoding uncharacterized protein isoform X2 translates to MMDTHSSQWELRTGFGARKERPMGVLGAGLGGMPREGALDDPAVAPDVEDPQKHLPCPRNTLDVVWKGPDPDAGNPKMPKVSQITLEAPDVAAETPNTDVLQAKNGHQMLLMDSDTDVEEEGPKPDVAPPKHLKITQNVPETPDVGLKIPNPDVPWLKNGCGMLQVESDTDVEEEEEIDLDVEPPKRLKMTQNVPETPDVVAKTPNPDVSGPKMRCRMQVVGSDTVVEEDPYVQPQKRLRVTQNMPGIPDVEVETPNPAVGMPKTGHWTMLVDSNTDVEGEEENPDVQPPKQLRMTQNVPETPDVAASAPNLDVSGPKLHSCMLLVDSDTDVEDEVNPDMQPPKRLRRTQNVSRIPGVEVETPNPAVERPKIGHHTLVVDSDTDVEEDADMQPPKRLRMTQNVPETPDVQWGTPNPDVSGPTIRYQMLVDSSDTDVEEDPYVETLKKLEMTQNVPESPDVVTQTPNPDAGVTKNGCQALLMESDTDVEEEEGNPDVCPSKRWENLQNMLQTPDVPTQPPNPAVEASQRRRALLDDSDTDVEEEEKPDVGSLKRLKPAPNVPETPDVRLKMPNPDVSGTKIGCGTLLVDSETDVEEDETGPDVRPLKRRKMTPNVPESPDVLTPSPNPAVGGTESRCGALVMESDTDVEEDEACPDVWPSKRQKITQNVPETPDVGRHQRTQNVAETPDVEDEEEGWDPDVATQLFLPSNPDGGEAEVDPDVGSPKQLQITQKPHEIPDVEEGEESDPDVATQLFLPSPDVGTPESPKMAPKDPKIPDVEGLPSLEPDVATQLFLPPHPGVGVGPNPDVLGPKQHKMASNYPKISDVRAENPDPDVEGEEDLNVATQLFLPPDPDVEGEGPSGPDIGSSKPLKSPLNPPEVPDVDMERPNPDVEASLRGHRKLLGDADPGVEEADPNPDVAASRRPQMAPKVPRIADVEVDTPSPDVEELGSPDLDPDVATQLFLPSNPVVGCPESPKMAPEESQIPDVEQEAPNPDVGDPPSPTQEEAEAPPTLQVRRSRRLAEIGGGGASRGPAPTQKRHDGGSKPRPSAKPRPQRGRCRAGAGPEEATPPVSIKGSGRGPAVAPPPEEAEPAGGAKRRLRPRAAPGSAHIRVLFTGLVASPALRVALGTLGGTEATSVHDCSHLVTDGIRRTLKFLCALGRGVPIVTPQWLLESSHIGRPLSPGPFLPRDPPCERRFGFRLRPALARARERPLLQGYQVHVTPSVQPCPEDMRDIVTCCGGTFLPQLPREHAPRVLVISCPQDWAG, encoded by the exons ATGATGGACACGCACAGCAGCCAATGGGAATTGCGGACCGGCTTTGGCGCGCGGAAGGAGAGGCCAATGGGAGTGCTGggggcggggctcggcgggATGCCGCGGGAGGG AGCTCTTGACGATCCAGCTGTGGCCCCAGATGTTgaggacccccaaaaacaccttcCCTGCCCCCGAAACACCCTAGATGTTGTCTGGAAGGGGCCAGATCCAGATGCTGGGAACCCAAAAATGCCCAAGGTGTCCCAAATTACCTTGGAGGCTCCAGATGTGGCAGCAGAAACTCCAAATACAGATGTGCTGCAGGCCAAAAATGGGCACCAGATGTTGCTGATGGACAGTGACACAGATGTTGAGGAGGAAGGGCCAAAGCCAGATGTTGCCCCACCAAAACATCTTAAAATTACCCAAAATGTGCCCGAAACTCCAGATGTGGGgctgaaaatcccaaatccagatgTTCCATGGCTTAAAAATGGGTGTGGGATGCTGCAGGTGGAGAGTGACACAGATgtagaagaggaggaggagattgATCTAGATGTGGAGCCCCCAAAACGACtgaaaatgacccaaaatgttCCAGAAACTCCGGATGTGGTAGCGAAGACCCCAAATCCAGATGTTTCAGGCCCAAAAATGCGATGTAGGATGCAGGTGGTGGGCAGTGACACAGTTGTGGAAGAGGATCCATATGTGCAACCCCAAAAAAGGCTCAGAGTGACCCAAAACATGCCTGGAATTCCCGATGTGGAGgtggaaaccccaaatccagctgtggGAATGCCCAAAACTGGACACTGGACAATGCTGGTGGACAGCAACACAGAtgtggagggggaggaggagaatcCAGATGTGCAGCCCCCAAAACAACTCAGGATGACCCAAAATGTGCCTGAAACGCCAGATGTGGCAGCATCGGCCCCAAATCTTGATGTTTCAGGCCCAAAACTCCATTCCTGCATGCTGCTGGTAGACAGCGATACAGATGTGGAAGATGAAGTGAATCCAGATATGCAGCCCCCAAAAAGGCTCAGGAGGACCCAAAATGTGTCCAGAATTCCAGGTGTGGAGgtggaaaccccaaatccagctgtggAAAGGCCCAAAATTGGTCATCACACGTTGGTGGTGGACAGTGACACAGATGTGGAGGAAGATGCAGATATGCAGCCCCCAAAAAGGCTCAGGATGACCCAGAATGTGCCTGAAACTCCAGATGTGCAATGGGGGACACCAAATCCAGATGTTTCAGGCCCCACAATCAGGTATCAGATGCTGGtggacagcagtgacacagaTGTGGAGGAGGATCCATATGTTGAAACCCTAAAAAAGCTtgaaatgacccaaaatgtgCCTGAAAGTCCAGATGTGGTGAcacagaccccaaatccagatGCTGGAGTGACCAAAAATGGATGTCAGGCACTACTGATGGAGAGTGATACAgatgtggaggaggaggaagggaatcCAGATGTTTGTCCTTCAAAAAGGTGGGAAAATCTTCAAAACATGCTCCAAACTCCAGATGTGCCCACAcagcccccaaatccagctgtggAGGCCTCCCAGAGGCGCAGGGCGCTGCTGGACGACAGCGACACAGatgtggaagaggaggaaaaaccaGATGTTGGATCCCTAAAAAGACTGAAACCAGCCCCGAACGTGCCTGAAACCCCAGATGTGAGGCTGAAAATGCCAAATCCAGATGTTTCAGGCACAAAAATTGGCTGTGGGACATTGCTGGTGGACAGCGAGACAGATGTGGAGGAGGATGAGACAGGTCCAGATGTTCGGCCTTTAAAAAGACGGAAAATGACCCCAAATGTACCTGAATCTCCAGATGTGCTCACACCATCTCCAAATCCAGCTGTTGGAGGCACTGAATCCAGATGTGGAGCCTTGGTGATGGAAAGCGACACAGATGTGGAGGAGGATGAGGCTTGTCCAGATGTTTGGCCctcaaaaagacagaaaattacCCAAAATGTGCCCGAAACGCCAGATGTTGGGAGGCACCAAAGGACCCAAAATGTGGCTGAAACTCCAGATGTGGAGGACGAAGAGGAAGGGTGGGATCCAGATGTGGCCACCCAGCTGTTCCTGCCCTCAAATCCAGATGGGGGGGAGGCTGAGGTGGATCCAGATGTTGGGAGCCCAAAACAACTCCAAATTACCCAGAAGCCACATGAAATTCCAGatgtggaggagggagaggagtcAGATCCAGATGTAGCCACCCAGCTGTTTCTCCCCTCTCCAGATGTTGGGACCCCAGAaagccccaaaatggccccaaaggaccccaaaatcccagatgTAGAGGGGCTGCCCTCCTTGGAACCAGATGTGGCCACGCAGCTGTTCCTGCCCCCACATCCAGGTGTGGGCGTTGGCCCAAATCCAGATGTTCTGGGtccaaaacaacacaaaatggcctcaaattaccccaaaatttctgATGTGAGGGCAGAGAACCCAGATCCAGAtgtggagggggaggaggaCTTGAATGTGGCCACCCAGCTGTTTCTGCCCCCTGATCCAGATGTGGAGGGGGAAGGACCCTCAGGTCCAGATATTGGGTCCTCAAAACCACTCAAAAGTCCCCTAAACCCGCCTGAAGTTCCAGATGTGGACATGGAACGCCCGAATCCAGATGTGGAGGCGTCACTGAGAGGCCACAGGAAGTTACTGGGGGATGCTGATCCAGGTGTGGAGGAGGCAGACCCAAATCCAGATGTGGCAGCCTCAAGAAGACCCCAAATGGCCCCGAAAGTCCCCAGAATTGCAGATGTGGAGGTGGACACTCCAAGTCCAGAtgtggaggagctggggagcccTGACCTGGATCCAGATGTGGCCACTCAGCTGTTCCTGCCCTCCAACCCAGTTGTGGGGTGCCCGGAaagccccaaaatggccccagaGGAATCCCAAATTCCAGATGTGGAGCAAGAGGCCCCAAATCCAGATGTTGGGGATCCCCCAAGCCCCACCCAGGAGGAAGCAGAAGCTCCACCCACCCTGCag gtgCGACGCAGTCGGCGATTGGCTGAGATCGGAGGGGGCGGAGCCTCTcgtggccccgcccccacccaGAAGAGGCACGATGGGGGCTCCAAGCCCCGCCCCTCGGCCAAGCCCCGCCCACAGAGGGGGCGGTGCCGGGCAGGGGCGGGGCCAGAAGAAGCCACACCCCCTGTGTCCATAAAAGGAAGTGGGCGGGGCCCGGCGGTGGCCCCGCCCCCAGAGGAGGCGGAGCCAGCAGGGGGCGCCAAGCGCAGGCTCCGCccccgggcagcgccgggctcCGCCCACATCCGG gtgctgtTCACGGGCCTGGTGGCCTCTCCGGCGCTGCGGGTGGCCCTGGGGACGCTGGGTGGCACCGAGGCCACGTCGGTGCACGACTGCAGCCACCTGGTGACCGATGGCATCCGCCGGACACTCAAGTTCCTgtgtgccctgggcaggggcgTCCCCATTGTCACCCCCCAGTGGCTGCTAGAG AGTTCCCACATTGGCCGCCCGCTGTCCCCAGGTCCCTTcctgccccgggaccccccctgtGAGCGGCGCTTTGGCTTCCGGCTGCGCCCAGCGCTGGcccgggcccgggagcggcccctgctgcag